TAATACCGAACGCAAACTTTGGCCACCAGACACCCCAGTAAAAATTGCTTCAATATCTTTATCATCATTTAGTAAACAAGTAATCCGAGTTCCAATTTGAGACATGACTTCGTTATCAATTCCAGAAGGACGCTGGTCTACGACTAACAAGGTCACAAAATACTTGCGCATTTCACGGGCAATAATCCCAAAAATTGTTTGACGTACTGTGGCTGGATCTAGGAAACGGTGGGCTTCTTCAATGGTAATCACTAGGGGACGAGGGCGATCGCTGGCATTTTTTGACTGCAAAAATATCTCGGCTTTTCTGACATAACTGCTATGAATACGACGGGTAATTAAATTAGTAGCTAACATATAGGAGAGCATGTTGGATTGGGAACCGAATTCTACGACAACATGCTTCCCGGCATCGAGAGATTCTAAAATTCGCTTGACATAATTATGGGGACAAGCACTACGGATATATTTTAATTCATCCAATCGGCTTAATTTGCGCTGTAATGCCATAATTGAGGACTTGTTGCCTCGTTTGACTTCGCAAAATTCCTGGATTTCTTCATTGGTCATGGAGAGCAGTTGCACAATCCAGGATTTGCCAAATTCATTGCGTAAAATAATGGCATTTTCTAGACTAGCTTCAGAAAGGTTTAACTCTCCTCGGACTAGGTTGATATCTTCTACTTCAATCTGGTCATAACTCAGATAAAGCTCTTGGGCATCCCGAATCCCTCGTCGTCTGGTGGATTCTGGGTCGAGGGTATAAACCTGTACCTGGGATGGAAAAAGCTGGCGCAACCCTTTGACTGTACTAAATTGTTTCCCTTCCGATACGGCTTCCCAGCCATATTCCGAGTGCATATCAAAAATTAAATTTACTGCTGCTTGCCTACGGATAATCCCAGATAGCAGTAGCCGAGTTAGAAAGGATTTACCGGTGCCAGATTTACCAAAAACCCCGTTACTCCGTTCCACAAACCGATCCAAGTCAATGCATATGGGGACTTCCATGTCAAGGGGTTGACCAACGGAAAAATTCCGGCGACGGGGGTCATCTTCTGAGCCAAAGACTGCCCGAAAATCCCGTTCACTAGCATCGTAGACTTGAGAAAAGTGGCTGGGAATTGTTTTTACTGGTAACAATTCCATCTCTTCGCTACTTTGAGCTTGAAAGGAGCCTAAGGGACTTTTTCCATTTAGTTCCACTGGCGGTTGTGACTGGGACTTTTGTGGCGTAAACATTAGCATCGGGGTTAAATTAATCGTACCGTAGGTGCCACTACCTGCGAGTACATCCCGTAGAAAGTCATCATTGGGATTAGGAGGATTAACCAGAATCCGCTGACTGGAGGTTCCCAAAGACACATCGGTTAGCATACAGAAGAAACGCGATCGCATTCCCTGAACCACCAGAAATTTCCCCACCCGCATATCTTCTACAGAGACATCGGGGTGTAATCGCACTTCCAATCCAGCAGACAGAGAGCCTTGAATAACTGAACCTAAAGGTTGACTTAAATCCATTACCATAATTCTAGGACTATTGCAATCCTAAATCATCTGGGTTATAGGGAGTAGGGAGTAGGGAGTAGGGAGTAGGGAGTAGGGTGCGTAGGGTGCGTAGGGTGCGTAGGGTGCGTTAGGGGTGGGATTGCCATCATATTCAAGGTCCAGCGCCAGTAGCCCCGTAACGCACCACTTTTCTAGGCAATAGGCAAGCTAGCAAGCTAGTCCGCCCCGTAACGCACCATCGGGTCAAACTTACCGCTGACCGCTGACCGCTGACGGCTATCAGCTAAAGGCTGACCACTGACCGCTGACGGTAAATCTGATTAATCAATCTCAATTGATGTGGGTTGAGAATCACTGGGATTATCGGAAACTAAAGGTTTGCGATAATCAGCATAGATGCGATCGCGCCAAGCAAAAAAGGTTTCGTAGAGGTTACTATCGGCAAAGCCAGGAATCCCTTGACCTTGATATTGCT
The Moorena sp. SIOASIH genome window above contains:
- a CDS encoding ATP-binding protein, translated to MDLSQPLGSVIQGSLSAGLEVRLHPDVSVEDMRVGKFLVVQGMRSRFFCMLTDVSLGTSSQRILVNPPNPNDDFLRDVLAGSGTYGTINLTPMLMFTPQKSQSQPPVELNGKSPLGSFQAQSSEEMELLPVKTIPSHFSQVYDASERDFRAVFGSEDDPRRRNFSVGQPLDMEVPICIDLDRFVERSNGVFGKSGTGKSFLTRLLLSGIIRRQAAVNLIFDMHSEYGWEAVSEGKQFSTVKGLRQLFPSQVQVYTLDPESTRRRGIRDAQELYLSYDQIEVEDINLVRGELNLSEASLENAIILRNEFGKSWIVQLLSMTNEEIQEFCEVKRGNKSSIMALQRKLSRLDELKYIRSACPHNYVKRILESLDAGKHVVVEFGSQSNMLSYMLATNLITRRIHSSYVRKAEIFLQSKNASDRPRPLVITIEEAHRFLDPATVRQTIFGIIAREMRKYFVTLLVVDQRPSGIDNEVMSQIGTRITCLLNDDKDIEAIFTGVSGGQSLRSVLAKLDSKQQALILGHAVPMPVVVKTRAYDQQFYQEIGELDWQEKSDQEVFLAAQLAREDIGF